CTGACCCCGGCCAGGATACCATTGATAAAGAAATCGGTTACCTTGTTATCCGGCAATATACTACTGAGCCATCCACTCAGCGCTCCAAAACCGCCTTCAATCCAACTCATAGGGTAGGATGCCAGCCAGAATATACTCTGAAATAAGAGGAACATTACAACCAGCAAAATCACATACCCCCAGAAACGATGCAATAGCAGATCGTCAATTTTTTCTGAACGCAGCTGCTTCTGCAGGGGATCAGTTTCCACTACCGTCGCTTTCATGATATGCTTGATACGGGCATATCGCTGCATGATTTCTTCCGCCTGTAGCTTGGTTTTGTTAAACTGGTTGGCTTCCAGGGCATGCCGGATCGCGCTCTTCTGGCCCTGATCGATAAATCCGAGGTCATCAACGTTAACGGCTATATGAAGAGCACCATAGTCGCTTTTTACAGGGACTGTTTTCTTCACTTCATCGATCACTTCTTTAGCGAGGGCGTTATTATTGATAAAGTCTCTGGACGGCGTGCTGTACTGCGAGCGCAGCGACAGGTCAATCACCTTTTTTATTTCATTCACCCCCTTATTCTTGCGAGGGTTAATGGCAACCACAGGCACTCCCAGCTCCCGTTCCAGGCCGTCGAGATCTATCTCCACTCCTTTCTTGCGGGCAATATCCATCATCGTAAGGCCGATGATCACCGGAATCCTCAGGTCGATGATCTGAGAGCAGAAAAGCAGATTACGTTTGAGGTTGGAGGCATCCGCCACGATGATCACCAGGCGGGGGGTATCTTCATTATTTTGATTGATGAGCACATCATACGTCACATATTCATCCGCACTTTTAGGATAGAGACTATAAGTACCTGGCAGGTCTATAATATTCGTACTTACTCCCGGAGCGATCTGGGCCGTTCCGGTTTTCTTGTCTACCGTAACTCCCGGAAAATTGCCCACTTTCTGATTTAAGCCCGTGAGTGCATTAAAAAGGGAACTTTTACCACTATTCGGATTACCTACCAGTGCGATGTTTATGGGAGCCTGCATTCCTTATCTTATCCTGTTTTTTAATATTATATGCCTCAATACGCAAATTTAAACATTAATCAGGCTGTGGAATGATCCAATCAGGAAAATCTTGATAGTCTTTAACTTTTTAGTCTTTAGGAAAACGCAGCGGAGATCACAATATTAACTTACTTGTGATCTCCGCTGCGTTTTCCTAAAGACTAAAAGCTAAGGGCTAACTGAACATATTGAGAACAGAGTATCCGAGTATTGATATTCCGTCTTTCATTGGCGCCTTTCCTTGTGGGCAGGCCTGAGCTACCGGCCCTTTATAACGATACCCGTTGGCAGAACTGTCTGTTTTTTCCTTTTCAGGGGTATTTTGAAGCTTTTTCTGCTGAGTAGAGTCTTCTTTTTTGGATTTATCGGATTGTTCATTTGCGCCGTCGGGAGTCATTTTCAATATCACCCTACCAGGCTCATCATTATCATCGTCGTTATCATCAGCATCATCATGGCGGTAACGACTGAAGTCATAATTGTTGTATACTTCCTGATCTACTTCGATGTTTTTGCCGACCGGCACTCTTATGGTTACCGTTACCCTTTGGCCCCGGTACTTAGAGTCCCGGGGGAGTGTAAATCCCTCCGGCAGGTATAATATTGAATCCTGTTGTTTGATGTTGAACTCAATATCATGCGCCAGGGTCTGGGCTTTGGTGATGTTACGCCCCCGTGAGTATTTGGTTACATCAACGGAGAAACTATCGTTCGGGCTCTTTTCAATCCTCACCCGGATATAATTGATCAGGATGGTATCATCAGCAATCAGCAGGTGGTTATCGAAGAAATCGAATTCGTCGGAGCCGATATCAGCAAGCATTCCTGGTGCACGCTTCACTATCAGTTTACCTTTCGCGGGCTGCTGCAGAGTTACGTTCTGAGTTTCACTGGCTGGTCTTCTGAAATCCCGCACGAACGACACAGTAACGGCAGCAGCAAGGGCAACACCCAGTAACCAGAGGAAAGTCAGCGTATATCCGGCATAACGGTTGGTTTCCTTCACCCCGGTGAGCTTACGGATAATAAATATCAGCAATGCTACAATGGGAATCCCGATCAGCAGGCCAATAGCAGGCCAGATCAGCACTGTCTGCAGTGTTCCGTCCAGTAACAGATTTTTAATGGGATAAAGGGCCGCGGAGGAAACTGCAATGGCTATACCGGTTACGAGGAAAACGATCAGCATCACTACAGAAAAGAAATAGAAGAACCCTTTGGTAACAGCTACCAGCACTTGTCCGAGACCATTTGCAAGGTTTACAAAAAAGCGCTCGATATCGCTACCTACCTGCCTGCCGCGGCCCTGCGAAAAATTTCGGATATCATCTCCTACATTTTTCACCTGACCTTTCATGTGATTCAATTCTTCCTGTATGGTTGCCTTGATGTTATTCAGGTCCACCTTTTCTCCCCTCATTTCCAGCTTTTCAGCTGCAGTATCGGCGGAAGGAGTGGCAATCCAGAGGATAAAGTATACCAGCACGCCGGTACCAAAACCTCCGATGGCCAGGAGAGCAAAGATGATACGGAATATTACAGGATCGATGTTGAAATACGCACCCAAACCGCTACATACCCCACTTAATACCTTGTTATCCGGATCGCGGTACAGACGTTTACGCGGGCGGGAGAAAATCTTCTCTTCAGCAGCTGCGGCGTTTTGCTGCCAGGAGCTTTCGCCGGGGGCATCATCAAATTGTTCAGGAGTTCCCATGGAGGCCTTTACATGTTGCACATCTTCGTCAGTAATACAATGTGCTCCTTTTTTCAGCTTATCCTGGAATAATTCGGCGATACGACTTTCGATATCAGACACAATTTCATCCCCTCCCTCTTCTTTCGAAAAGTACTTTTTCAGGCTGGCGAGATACTGACTAAGTATCTCGTACGCGCTATCCTCAATGGGAATAAGGCGCCCCGACAGGTTTATGTTGATAATTTTTTTCATCTCGTTGTCTTTTTTAGGTTTCAGGTAAATAAGTCCCGTTAAAGGGGGGTACTATTTTGTGTTAATTGATGTACGGCATTGGCCAGTTCATTCCAGGTAGTCTCCAGCACTTTATAGAAAGCCTCCCCTTTCTCCGTCATGGAGAAGTATTTTCGTGGAGGACCTGAACTACTTTCTACCCATCTGTATGTCAGCAATTCCGCATTTTTTAATCTTGTTAATAAAGGATAAAGGGTTCCCTCCAGAATATCCAGTTTTGCTTCCTTCATTTTTTCTATGATATCTGATGGGTAAGCTTCTCCTTGCTTAATGATGGACAGTATGCAGAATTCCAGCACACCCTTCCTCATCTGCGATTGTGTGTTATCAATATTCATGGCAAGTGAGCTTTAATTTCTAAATGGTGGTTTCTGATCAGTTAATTAAAGTGTTATAGCTATTCTTTCAACTTTACGATACAAAAATAGGGATTATTTACTACTATGCAATACACAATACCATAGAAAGCAAAATAACTTGTTTTGAATATTACCCTTTTCAAACAGAAAAACCCTGTACAGTAAGGGATTTAAATCAGATTTTGCAGAAAATGAGCGGGGCCTAAAATATGACAAACGGATTTAAAATCTGACAAACGGCAACAACGGATCTGTTCGCATTTGCTGATAATTTGCTTTAACATTTTTTTAATTGGGTGGAGTCATCAATTATGAACTCCCGTTTTTACATTTGTATGAGCGCATACTACACATGAAGAAAATTATCGGCATATTCCTGTTGGCACTGATGGTGTCGCAACTGCTTCCAATCAAGGAAGTAGGCAGGCTGCTGTTTAATAATCAGATTGTGGAAGAACACCCGGTAGATTGTGGCGGGGACCATATGAAAATGGTGAAGGATTTCAGGATCTGTAAACAGTTTGATGAAATTCAATTCAGCCCGATACTGATATCAGGTATTTTACAATGCCATTTAATGGAAGATATTCCCGCTAACCCTGCTCAGGAAATACACGCTCCCCCTCCCAATATGCACATAGCATAATCGTTTTGCAGTTGTTGTATCAACTGTAGTCATTTCTTTTTACTTATTGAATTTATCACTCAACGACTGTCAGGCGCCGCGTGTCTATTCGAATGACACATTATTCCGGTACCAGCAGGCAGTACTATTCTATCAATGTTGCTTCAGCGATAGTGGCTTAATGCTACTGTCCGGAAGTGCGATCCCTTAGTGGAAAAGCAAATTTTTATGAACAAGCAAACATCCTTATTCTCCAATATAAAAGGCGATTTTTCTGCCGGCCTGGTTGTATTCCTTATCGCTGTGCCACTGTGCCTGGGCATTGCGCTCGCATCTGGTGCACCATTATTTGCCGGTATGATCTCCGGTATAGTAGGCGGCCTGGTGATAGGCTTTCTGAGTGGCTCCCAATTGAGCGTAAGCGGACCAGCAGCGGGTCTTACTGCAGTAGTGCTGGTAGCTATTACCAAACTGGGCGGATTCGAAATATTCCTGCTCAGCGCGGTGATTGCCGGTGCCCTGCAACTGATACTCGGTCTTGCTAAAGCCGGAACTGTGGCCAATTATTTTCCAAGCAATGTAATTACGGGCATGCTTACCGCCATCGGCGTTATCATTATCCTGAAACAATTACCGCATGCCTTTGGCTATGATGCCAACGCAGAAGGGAATATCACCTTTTTCCAGGTAGACGGCGATAATACTTTCAGTGCTTTGCTCTCTGCTGTAAATCATATTAGCCTGGGTGCCACCCTGATTACCATCATATCCATTTTCATTATTCTGTACTGGAGCAAGATCCCGAAACTTAATGTAGTGCCGGCACCACTGGTAGCCGTTCTTACCGGAATACTGCTGAACAGCCTGTTTTCCGGCAGTGCGTTGCTGGCACTGGGATCTAAACACCTGGTATCATTGCCGGTTCCCAGTAGTTTTAATGATTTTATCCACCAGTTCACCTTCCCTGATTTTACGGCTATAGGTAACAAAGAGGTCTGGATTACCGCTGTAACCATTGCCATTGTAGCATCTGTGGAAACGCTGCTGAACGTAGAGGCAACAGACAAACTGGATCCGATGAAACGGTATACCTCTCCCAACCGCGAGCTTAAAGCACAGGGAATAGGTAACATGGTCAGCGGGCTGATTGGAGGATTGCCGATTACATCTGTTATCGTGCGTTCCAGCGCCAACATTAATGCCGGCGGTAAAACCAAGATGGCTACCATGGTACATGGCGCGCTGTTACTGATATGCGCGGCGCTTATACCGGGGCTACTGAATAAAATTCCTTTGGCGACACTGGCTGCCGTGTTGCTCGTAACCGGTTATAAACTGTGTAAATTTTCCATCTTCCAGGGCATGTTCAAAAACGGGAAATATCAATGGGTACCTTTCCTTGTTACCGTAATCGCCATCGTGTTTACCGACCTGTTGATTGGTATCGCCCTCGGTATGGTGGTAAGTGTGCTGGCCATTTTACGCGGTAATATGAAAAGCTCGTATTATTTCCGCAAGGAAAAATACCATAATGGTGATAGTATCAGGCTGGAACTCGCGCAGGAAGTGTCATTCCTCAATAAAGCATCCATTTTGCTGACACTCGATCATATACCGGAAAATATCACCCTGGTGATAGACGCACATAAAACTGCATATATCGATTTCGATGTCTTGCAAACGATTCGCGAATTCAAAGATATTAAAGCGCCTCAGAAAAATATTAACGTTATTCTGACAGGATTTAAACCTGTGTACAACATACAAAATACTCCGGACCTGAGCCAGGAAGAGCAAACGAGGCTAAGCGCTGCCCACGTACACACTATTTCATCTGGAAATCATCGGGAATTATTGAAAGAATTACAATTAAACTAAAAGATGGGCAACAGCCCTGTTAGCGATGTTAGAAGTTACAGGAAACCATGCTTTTTCTAAATCCTAAAAAATGGCAATCATGAAAACACTCAATAAAATATCCCAGGCTAACCTTACTCCAGGAAAAGCGCTGGAATTACTGAAAGCAGGCAATGCCCGTTTCATTGACAATCTGCGCCTGAACCGCAACCTGCTGCAAATGATCAATGATACCAGCGATGGGCAATGGCCAATGGCGGCCATTGTCAGCTGCATGGACTCCCGCACGTCAGCAGAACTGATATTTGATCAGGGCCTGGGCGATATATTCAGTATTCGTTTAGCCGGTGCCGTTATCTCAGATAATGTGCTGGGTAGCCTGGAATATGCCTGCAAAATTGCTGGTTCCAAATTCATTGTTGTATTGGGCCATACGAAATGCGGCGCCATTAAAGGAGCTTGCGACGCCATAGAGCTCGGTAATCTTACCGGTTTACTGAATAAAATAGCTCCTGCTGTTTTTGCAGAAAAAACCGTGACAGAAGAACGGCACTCTCACAACAACGAGTTTGTCGAAAAAGTCAACAACATACATGTGGAACGCTCTGTACAAGCGATCATGGAACAAAGCAAAATTCTCCGTGAAATGATCCTGGCTGGTGAGGTAGGCATTGTTGGGGCTGTATACGATGTAGAAACCGGTATCGTGAGCTTCATGGAGCATACGCAAATCCTTGAAAAAAAACTGTCTGAAACAGCTGTCGCTGTTTAATCGCTTTTTTCGGAGAAGGACAAAATTTGCTTTTTCATAAAAATCGGGGAGGTACTGATAACAGATCCGGCAGCTTTTTTAAAGGCAGCTGTGCGGATCGTATCATGCCTCCTTTTTTATATCCCCTGCAGACGTGCTGCGGCCTGTTCCAGTGTTGTCTGCTTCTTTGCAAAACAGAACCTGACCACATGATCATCTTTTCCATCCTGATAAAATGCAGATACCGGGATAACCGCTACCCCAAAATCTTTTGTTAACCGGATAGCAAAATCCTTATCGCTCTCTTTGGAGATACGGTCGTACTTCATCAACTGAAAATAGCTGCCATGGCTGGCCAGTGGCGTAAACCGGGTGCCTTTCATTAACTCCAAAAAATAATCCCGCTTTTGCTGATAAAATGCCGGCAGTTCCAGATAGTGGGAAGGCGTTTCAAGAAATTTCGCCAGTCCGTATTGCATAGGGGTATTTACTGAAAAGCACAGGTACTGATGTACTTTCCTGTATTCTTTCATCAGGCGTTCCGGTGCTACGCAATAGCCCATTTTCCAACCGGTGTTGTGAAAAACCTTACCAAATGAAAACGTAACAAAACTATTCCGGTAGATCGCCGGATAACGCAGCATACTGCGATGACTTGCACCGTCGAATACCAGATGCTCATATACTTCGTCTGAAAGTACCAGCAGGTTAAATTCTTCCACCAGCTTTTCCAGTTCCTTTATATCATTGTCCTGCAGAATTGCGCCGGTAGGATTATGCGGGGTATTCAGCATTATCATTTTTGTACGGGGTGAGATCCGGTTTCTTACTTCACTCCAGTTAATGCTATAATCCGGAAATGACAGGGAGATACGTACCGGCACCCCTCCGTTTACCAATACATTGGGGATGTAGCTGTCGTACGCCGGTTCAAAAATAATCACCTCATCTCCAGGTTGTATACAGGTGGCTATGGCGGTGAAAATAGCGTAGGTGCCTCCTGGTGTGACAGTAATTTCTGTGTCGGGATCTACCTGTTGCTGATACAGGCTCCTGATTTTTGCTGCAATAGCAGATCTGAGTGGCATCAGACCGGGCATGGGGGCATATTGGTTGTGCCCTTGTTGCATGGCCTCATTTACCAATGCTTTAAGCTCGTCGCTGCAATCGTAATCCGGAAATCCCTGGGAGAGGTTAATGGCCTGATGGGTCGCCGCCAGGGCCGACATCACCGTAAATATAGTAGTGCCTGTTTGCGGCAGTTTTGATATCATTTTTCTGTTTTTGATTTCCGAATTTAGGTATTTGTTGTGTGAAGATATCTATCTGACAGATAATACCTAAATCCGGAAAACAAAAAACGGCATTCGTCAGAGGTATTTTTCCCCTTTGTTGCGTTTAATTTCTGCAACGTATTCCTTGATCTGCTGTTCGTTTTCTTTTTTGCAGATAAGCAGCACATCCTGTGTATCGATTACTATGAATCCGTCTAATCCCTGCAGCAATACCAGTTTTTCATTAGGCACTTTTACCATACATTTAGTAGCATCTATCACTACTACATTCTTTCCCTGAACGGCATTCCCCAGGTAATCTTTCTCCAGATTCTCATAAGCGGAAGCCCAGGTTCCGAGATCACTCCATCCAAAATTGGATGGGATCACATACACGTTGTCTGCTTTCTCCATTATACCATAGTCGATGGAAATATTGGTACATTGCGGATAAACTTTTTCAATAGCCTCCTTTTCCTGTGGCGTATTGAGATCAGCCGTTACCTGTTCAAACAGCTCGTCCATTTCCGGCAGATACTGTTTCAGCGCGGCCATAATAGTTTTCACATTCCAGACAAAAATGCCGGCATTCCAAAGAAAATCACCACTCTGCAGAAACGTTTTGGCCAGCTCCAGATTAGGTTTTTCTGTGAATGTTTTCACCTGATAAACATTATCTGCTACGTGTTGTGGTTCAAACTGGATATAGCCATATCCGGTATCAGGCCTCGTTGGCTTGATGCCTAGGGTAACCAGAGCACTATGCTTCTGAACGAACAACAAGGCATTCAGACAGGAATTGGTAAATGCCGGGCCATCCATGATGAGATGATCTGCCGGCGCACAGATGATATTAGCCAGAGGATCCTGTTTACTAATCTTGTGGGAAATATACGCAACACACGGTGCAGTATTTTTCCGCGACGGCTCGCTGACAATATTTTCCGCAGGCAAATCCGGCAACTGTGTTCCCACTTTGCTTGTATACTGATGATGAGTCACTACATAAATATTCTCTTTCGGAATAAACTGCAGGAATCTTTCATATGTCCATTGAAGTAGGGTTTTCCCTGTGTTCAGGATATCCAGGAACTGCTTGGGATTGTCTGTGCGGCTATGGGGCCAGAAGCGACTGCCGATTCCCCCTGCCATGATTGCCACATAAAAGTGGGTGTTCAGTTGTGTCATTTCTAAATAATTCCTTCTCTGATTAAATCATGTAAATGAATAATACCTTGATATCGCTCTCCGTCCATTACCAGCAGTTGTGTAATATCATGTTTGCGCATCAGCTCCAGTGCGTCGATGGCTAACTGATCCTGCTGGATCATTTTAGGATGAAGCGACATAATATCTTTTGCCGTTACAGCTGCTGTCGGAACATTTTTCTCCAACATTCTGCGCAGGTCTCCATCTGTAATAATACCTTGTAAAATGCCCTTATTATCCAGTACAGCAGTAACCCCGAGCATTTTAGATGAAATTTCTACAATCACTTCTCTCAGTGAACTATCGAGCAATACCTGTGGCGCCTGATGCTGTTTACTGAGATCCCCTACCTTCAGATATAGTTTTTTACCCAGCGCGCCTCCCGGATGAAACTTGGCAAAATCTGCAGCCGTAAATCCATGCCACTCTATCAGGCAAACAGCTAATGCGTCTCCCATTGCCAGCTGGGCAGTAGTACTGGTGGTAGGCGCCAGATTATTTGGGCAGGCTTCCTGACTAACAGTGGTATTCAATACAAAATCTGCCTCCTGTGCAAGAAATGAGTTGGTATTCCCCACCATGGCAATTAAAGTGTTGCCAAAATTCTTCACCAAAGGAACCAATACTTTAATTTCAGCAGAAGTACCACTCTTCGAGATACACATCACAATATCTTCCTCTCTGATCATTCCAAGATCTCCATGTATGGCATCCGCAGCATGCATAAAAAGTGCAGGCGTACCCGTGGAATTTAACGTAGCTACAATTTTCTGGGCGATGATGGCGCTTTTTCCAACACCGGCTATTACCAGCCGACCTTCACAATGCGCAATCCTTTCAACAATTTTTTCAAAATCTGCATTTATAAACTCCTGCAAATCATTAATCGCTGATGCCTCCATCGCAATCGTGCGCCTGGCCACCTGTCCTATATTGATTGTTTGATTCCTTTTCATGACGAATTACAAATTTATCATTTTTTAGTCAGCAGTGACGCCCTTTGGTAATTTATATTGATACTACGGGCTTTTTTAATTAACTTCGTGTCCCCTAAAAAACATATAATTATATTTCGTCATTTGTTAGTTCTTTAGAGTTAAAATTTGAATGCAATGGCTGTTGTTAAGGAACGTTTGATGGATGCATTACGCGAACATTTTGGGTTCGATTCCTTTAAAGGAAATCAGGAGAAAATTATAAGTAGCATCCTCTCTGGCAAAGATACTTTTGTAATAATGCCAACCGGCGGAGGTAAATCACTTTGCTACCAGTTACCGGCACTGATGAGTCCGGGCTGTGCTTTAATCGTTTCACCGCTTATTGCACTGATGAAAAACCAGGTAGATCTGGTGAGGGGATATAGCAGTAAAGACAATGTGGCTCACTTTCTCAATTCCACCTTATCCAAGGCGCAGATAAAGAAAGTGAAAGCAGATCTGACAGCAGGGAAAACAAAGTTGCTTTATGTAGCACCGGAAACCCTGACAAAACAGGAAAATCTCGACTTCTTTAAGGAGCTGGAAATATCTTTTATTGCCGTAGATGAAGCACACTGTATTTCCGAATGGGGACATGATTTCAGGCCGGAATACCGTCGCCTGAAAGAGATGATCGACCAAATCGATGATAAGCTGCCTATCATAGCGCTGACCGCTACGGCAACGCCTAAAGTGCAGAGTGATATTGTTAAAAACCTGGGGCTGACCAAGGCTAATATCTTTATCTCATCCTTTAACCGTCCGAACCTCTATTACGAGATCAGACCGAAGCGCAAAAAGGAACAAACCATCAAGGATATCGTTAAGTTCATTCATCAGCACAAAGGTAAAAGTGGTATTATTTATACCCTGAACCGGAAAACAACTGAAGAACTGGCCGACATGCTGGTAGCCAATGGTATTAAAGCAGTAGCTTATCATGCCGGTCTGGATTCTACCACCAGAGCGCAACGGCAGGATATGTTCCTACATGAGGATACAGAGGTGATTGTTGCTACCATAGCCTTTGGTATGGGCATCGATAAACCGGATGTACGTTTTGTAATTCACTACAATATCCCGAAAAGCCTGGAAAACTATTACCAGGAAACTGGTCGGGCCGGAAGAGACGGACTGGATGGACATTGTATCTGTTATTATTCTCACAAAGATGTGCAGAAGCTGGAGCACCTCATGCGCGACAAATCGCTCAGTGAGCGTGAAATGGGCGCTCAGTTGATCAATGAAACTGTTGCCTATGCTGAAAGTGCTGTTTGTCGCCGGAAAGTGATATTGCACTATTTTGGAGAAAAATTCGACGACGACAACTGTGGCCAGTGTGACAACTGCCGTAATCCGAAAGAGAAGATCGAAGTAAAGAACCGGGTAGTAATCATGCTAAAAGCCATCCGCGCGTTAGAGGAACGCTTTGGTAGTGAGTATGTTATCAATATTATTACCGGGAAGATAAGTCCGCAGATTACCACCTATCGCCATGATCAGCTGGACGTTTTCGGAGAAGGAAAAGAGTTTGATGCCCATTTCTGGAACTCCCTGATGCGCCAGATGATGCTGGAAGGGCTGATCGAAAAAGATATCGAAGAATACGGCTTGCTGAAAGTAACGGATAAGGGTGCGAAATTCCTTAAAAAGCCATACTCTATCATGGTTGCACTGAATCATCAGTTTGATGAAGATGCCATGGACGATGAAGAGGAAGCAGCCGCTGATGCACATGCCTCCGCAGATCCGGTGTTATTTGAAATGCTGAAAGAACTGCGAAAGAAAGTTGCGAAGGAAAAACACCTGCCCCCATTTGTCATCTTCCTGGAAAACTCCCTGGAAGATATGGCCACCCAATATCCTACCACTGTGCAGGAACTGGAAAAAATACAGGGCGTAAGTAAGGGTAAAGCCGTTCGTTACGGCAAACAGTTCCTCGACGTTATCACCCGGTACGTGGAAGAAAACAACATCACCAAGCCGGATGATTTTGTCATGAAGAGCGTGGTGAACAAGAGCGGAATGAAAGTTTTCATTATCCA
The genomic region above belongs to Chitinophaga sp. 180180018-3 and contains:
- a CDS encoding KpsF/GutQ family sugar-phosphate isomerase → MKRNQTINIGQVARRTIAMEASAINDLQEFINADFEKIVERIAHCEGRLVIAGVGKSAIIAQKIVATLNSTGTPALFMHAADAIHGDLGMIREEDIVMCISKSGTSAEIKVLVPLVKNFGNTLIAMVGNTNSFLAQEADFVLNTTVSQEACPNNLAPTTSTTAQLAMGDALAVCLIEWHGFTAADFAKFHPGGALGKKLYLKVGDLSKQHQAPQVLLDSSLREVIVEISSKMLGVTAVLDNKGILQGIITDGDLRRMLEKNVPTAAVTAKDIMSLHPKMIQQDQLAIDALELMRKHDITQLLVMDGERYQGIIHLHDLIREGII
- a CDS encoding mannose-1-phosphate guanylyltransferase; protein product: MTQLNTHFYVAIMAGGIGSRFWPHSRTDNPKQFLDILNTGKTLLQWTYERFLQFIPKENIYVVTHHQYTSKVGTQLPDLPAENIVSEPSRKNTAPCVAYISHKISKQDPLANIICAPADHLIMDGPAFTNSCLNALLFVQKHSALVTLGIKPTRPDTGYGYIQFEPQHVADNVYQVKTFTEKPNLELAKTFLQSGDFLWNAGIFVWNVKTIMAALKQYLPEMDELFEQVTADLNTPQEKEAIEKVYPQCTNISIDYGIMEKADNVYVIPSNFGWSDLGTWASAYENLEKDYLGNAVQGKNVVVIDATKCMVKVPNEKLVLLQGLDGFIVIDTQDVLLICKKENEQQIKEYVAEIKRNKGEKYL
- a CDS encoding PadR family transcriptional regulator, giving the protein MNIDNTQSQMRKGVLEFCILSIIKQGEAYPSDIIEKMKEAKLDILEGTLYPLLTRLKNAELLTYRWVESSSGPPRKYFSMTEKGEAFYKVLETTWNELANAVHQLTQNSTPL
- a CDS encoding methionine aminotransferase is translated as MISKLPQTGTTIFTVMSALAATHQAINLSQGFPDYDCSDELKALVNEAMQQGHNQYAPMPGLMPLRSAIAAKIRSLYQQQVDPDTEITVTPGGTYAIFTAIATCIQPGDEVIIFEPAYDSYIPNVLVNGGVPVRISLSFPDYSINWSEVRNRISPRTKMIMLNTPHNPTGAILQDNDIKELEKLVEEFNLLVLSDEVYEHLVFDGASHRSMLRYPAIYRNSFVTFSFGKVFHNTGWKMGYCVAPERLMKEYRKVHQYLCFSVNTPMQYGLAKFLETPSHYLELPAFYQQKRDYFLELMKGTRFTPLASHGSYFQLMKYDRISKESDKDFAIRLTKDFGVAVIPVSAFYQDGKDDHVVRFCFAKKQTTLEQAAARLQGI
- the recQ gene encoding DNA helicase RecQ; protein product: MAVVKERLMDALREHFGFDSFKGNQEKIISSILSGKDTFVIMPTGGGKSLCYQLPALMSPGCALIVSPLIALMKNQVDLVRGYSSKDNVAHFLNSTLSKAQIKKVKADLTAGKTKLLYVAPETLTKQENLDFFKELEISFIAVDEAHCISEWGHDFRPEYRRLKEMIDQIDDKLPIIALTATATPKVQSDIVKNLGLTKANIFISSFNRPNLYYEIRPKRKKEQTIKDIVKFIHQHKGKSGIIYTLNRKTTEELADMLVANGIKAVAYHAGLDSTTRAQRQDMFLHEDTEVIVATIAFGMGIDKPDVRFVIHYNIPKSLENYYQETGRAGRDGLDGHCICYYSHKDVQKLEHLMRDKSLSEREMGAQLINETVAYAESAVCRRKVILHYFGEKFDDDNCGQCDNCRNPKEKIEVKNRVVIMLKAIRALEERFGSEYVINIITGKISPQITTYRHDQLDVFGEGKEFDAHFWNSLMRQMMLEGLIEKDIEEYGLLKVTDKGAKFLKKPYSIMVALNHQFDEDAMDDEEEAAADAHASADPVLFEMLKELRKKVAKEKHLPPFVIFLENSLEDMATQYPTTVQELEKIQGVSKGKAVRYGKQFLDVITRYVEENNITKPDDFVMKSVVNKSGMKVFIIQNIDKKIPLETIAKNKELSLADLLDEMETIVASGTKLNIDYCLDEELDDYAQDEIMEYFKGCETSSLALAREELIENDYTLEQLKLMRIKFLVVYGN
- a CDS encoding PspC domain-containing protein, with protein sequence MKKIININLSGRLIPIEDSAYEILSQYLASLKKYFSKEEGGDEIVSDIESRIAELFQDKLKKGAHCITDEDVQHVKASMGTPEQFDDAPGESSWQQNAAAAEEKIFSRPRKRLYRDPDNKVLSGVCSGLGAYFNIDPVIFRIIFALLAIGGFGTGVLVYFILWIATPSADTAAEKLEMRGEKVDLNNIKATIQEELNHMKGQVKNVGDDIRNFSQGRGRQVGSDIERFFVNLANGLGQVLVAVTKGFFYFFSVVMLIVFLVTGIAIAVSSAALYPIKNLLLDGTLQTVLIWPAIGLLIGIPIVALLIFIIRKLTGVKETNRYAGYTLTFLWLLGVALAAAVTVSFVRDFRRPASETQNVTLQQPAKGKLIVKRAPGMLADIGSDEFDFFDNHLLIADDTILINYIRVRIEKSPNDSFSVDVTKYSRGRNITKAQTLAHDIEFNIKQQDSILYLPEGFTLPRDSKYRGQRVTVTIRVPVGKNIEVDQEVYNNYDFSRYRHDDADDNDDDNDEPGRVILKMTPDGANEQSDKSKKEDSTQQKKLQNTPEKEKTDSSANGYRYKGPVAQACPQGKAPMKDGISILGYSVLNMFS
- a CDS encoding SulP family inorganic anion transporter, encoding MNKQTSLFSNIKGDFSAGLVVFLIAVPLCLGIALASGAPLFAGMISGIVGGLVIGFLSGSQLSVSGPAAGLTAVVLVAITKLGGFEIFLLSAVIAGALQLILGLAKAGTVANYFPSNVITGMLTAIGVIIILKQLPHAFGYDANAEGNITFFQVDGDNTFSALLSAVNHISLGATLITIISIFIILYWSKIPKLNVVPAPLVAVLTGILLNSLFSGSALLALGSKHLVSLPVPSSFNDFIHQFTFPDFTAIGNKEVWITAVTIAIVASVETLLNVEATDKLDPMKRYTSPNRELKAQGIGNMVSGLIGGLPITSVIVRSSANINAGGKTKMATMVHGALLLICAALIPGLLNKIPLATLAAVLLVTGYKLCKFSIFQGMFKNGKYQWVPFLVTVIAIVFTDLLIGIALGMVVSVLAILRGNMKSSYYFRKEKYHNGDSIRLELAQEVSFLNKASILLTLDHIPENITLVIDAHKTAYIDFDVLQTIREFKDIKAPQKNINVILTGFKPVYNIQNTPDLSQEEQTRLSAAHVHTISSGNHRELLKELQLN
- a CDS encoding carbonic anhydrase family protein, with the translated sequence MKTLNKISQANLTPGKALELLKAGNARFIDNLRLNRNLLQMINDTSDGQWPMAAIVSCMDSRTSAELIFDQGLGDIFSIRLAGAVISDNVLGSLEYACKIAGSKFIVVLGHTKCGAIKGACDAIELGNLTGLLNKIAPAVFAEKTVTEERHSHNNEFVEKVNNIHVERSVQAIMEQSKILREMILAGEVGIVGAVYDVETGIVSFMEHTQILEKKLSETAVAV